A genome region from Haloimpatiens massiliensis includes the following:
- the acsV gene encoding corrinoid activation/regeneration protein AcsV: MAKVNFTSHGVQVEAKDGESLLTVIRGAGIFIDAPCNGNGSCGKCKVKILQGQVNSNKSNHITEEELAQGYVLACCSTITGDVEVEIPSTADDAMHNMKIEDLGGEKEKKVFNEAREILKNNGIELGIDIKKSFLEIPGPTLDDNISDVDRLIRQVRNTLGCGNVQCGLSVIKKIPHILREHDFKITITYIEEENNINIINIEGNDTSNKLYGVAIDIGTTSVAACIINLNSGEIIAKASSGNAQIQYGADVINRIIYSAKKDGLKKLNEAIIKYTINPLLQKMYVESGIESHEINSFVVAGNTTMSHLFLGIQPDYIRMEPYIPAFLRSPYIKAFELGIDINPETTVYLAPSVASYVGGDITAGALASGIWNSEENVLFIDLGTNGEIVFGNKEFLMSCACSAGPAFEGGEISCGMRASSGAIEKVEIDKKTYEPKIQIIGEEKPVGICGSGIIDLIYQLMATKIIDRRGKIIKGLNTTRVRFDEHGMGEYVLAFKEEYNIDKDITINEVDIDNFIRAKGAVYSGISSMISSVGMNFDCIDRLYIAGGIGNNLDVESSIMIGMLPDIPREKVKYIGNSSLIGCYLTIMSKEAKKKLEEISSGITYLELSVEPGYMDEFVSACFLPHTDIDRFPTVKELLGE; the protein is encoded by the coding sequence ATGGCTAAAGTTAATTTTACTTCTCACGGAGTACAGGTAGAAGCAAAAGATGGAGAAAGCTTGCTTACAGTAATAAGAGGAGCTGGAATATTTATAGATGCACCTTGTAATGGCAATGGTTCTTGTGGAAAATGCAAGGTTAAAATACTTCAAGGGCAAGTAAATTCAAATAAGAGCAATCATATAACTGAAGAGGAACTAGCACAAGGCTATGTATTAGCTTGTTGTTCTACTATAACAGGAGATGTGGAAGTAGAAATTCCATCCACCGCTGATGATGCTATGCACAATATGAAAATAGAAGATTTAGGTGGAGAAAAGGAAAAGAAAGTATTTAATGAAGCAAGAGAAATATTAAAAAATAACGGTATAGAATTGGGAATAGACATTAAAAAAAGTTTTTTAGAAATTCCAGGGCCAACCTTAGATGACAACATATCAGATGTAGATAGGTTAATTAGGCAAGTTAGAAACACATTGGGATGTGGCAACGTTCAGTGTGGACTTTCAGTAATAAAAAAAATACCTCATATTTTAAGAGAACACGATTTTAAAATTACTATAACTTATATTGAAGAGGAAAATAATATAAATATAATAAACATAGAAGGAAATGATACTTCAAATAAACTATATGGAGTAGCTATAGATATTGGTACTACTTCAGTTGCAGCATGTATAATAAATTTAAATTCTGGAGAGATAATAGCTAAAGCCTCTTCAGGAAATGCTCAAATACAATATGGAGCAGATGTAATAAATAGAATAATATATTCGGCAAAAAAAGATGGGCTTAAAAAATTAAATGAAGCCATTATAAAATACACTATAAATCCATTATTACAAAAGATGTATGTAGAAAGTGGTATAGAATCTCATGAAATTAATTCTTTTGTAGTGGCAGGAAATACTACTATGAGTCATTTATTTTTGGGAATTCAACCAGATTACATAAGAATGGAACCATACATACCAGCATTTTTAAGGTCTCCTTACATAAAAGCTTTTGAATTAGGAATAGATATAAACCCAGAGACTACTGTATATTTAGCACCTTCTGTGGCAAGCTATGTGGGAGGAGATATTACAGCTGGAGCTTTAGCATCGGGCATTTGGAATTCAGAGGAAAATGTTTTATTTATAGATTTAGGAACTAATGGAGAAATAGTTTTTGGAAATAAGGAATTTTTAATGAGCTGCGCATGTTCGGCAGGACCAGCTTTTGAAGGTGGAGAAATAAGCTGCGGCATGAGAGCTTCTAGCGGAGCCATTGAAAAAGTTGAAATAGATAAAAAGACCTATGAGCCAAAGATACAAATCATAGGTGAAGAAAAGCCTGTGGGCATATGTGGTTCTGGTATAATAGACTTAATATATCAATTAATGGCCACTAAAATAATAGATAGAAGAGGAAAAATCATTAAAGGGTTAAATACAACTAGAGTTAGATTTGATGAACATGGTATGGGCGAGTATGTATTAGCCTTTAAAGAAGAGTACAATATAGATAAGGATATAACCATAAATGAGGTTGACATAGATAATTTTATAAGAGCTAAGGGAGCAGTTTATTCTGGAATATCATCAATGATCTCCAGTGTAGGAATGAACTTTGATTGTATAGACAGACTGTACATAGCAGGTGGTATTGGAAACAATTTAGATGTAGAGAGCTCTATAATGATAGGTATGCTCCCAGATATACCTAGAGAAAAAGTGAAATATATAGGTAATAGTTCACTAATAGGATGCTACTTGACTATAATGAGTAAAGAAGCTAAGAAAAAATTAGAGGAAATATCCAGCGGCATAACTTATTTGGAATTGAGTGTAGAGCCTGGATACATGGATGAATTTGTATCAGCATGTTTTTTACCGCATACTGATATAGATAGATTCCCAACGGTAAAGGAATTGTTGGGAGAATAA
- the gcvH gene encoding glycine cleavage system protein GcvH, whose translation MNHPENLYYSKEHTWARVEGDTAYVGITDFAQSQLGEILFVEMPEVDDEITQDETFGVVESSKKASDLFAPISGTVLEINEKLDDEPEYINEDAYDAWIIKVQLSDKGELDNLLNSANYESSIK comes from the coding sequence ATGAATCATCCAGAAAATTTATATTACAGCAAAGAACATACTTGGGCAAGAGTTGAAGGAGATACAGCATATGTTGGAATAACTGATTTTGCTCAAAGTCAATTGGGAGAAATATTGTTTGTTGAAATGCCAGAAGTAGATGATGAAATAACTCAAGACGAAACTTTTGGAGTGGTTGAATCTTCTAAAAAAGCTTCAGATTTATTTGCACCAATTTCAGGAACTGTATTAGAAATAAATGAAAAGTTAGATGATGAGCCAGAATATATAAATGAAGATGCATATGATGCTTGGATTATAAAAGTTCAATTAAGTGACAAAGGCGAGTTAGATAACTTATTAAACTCTGCTAATTACGAATCAAGTATAAAATAA
- the acsB gene encoding acetyl-CoA decarbonylase/synthase complex subunit alpha/beta, with translation MNLFQTIFTGSNQALEAAKGIVAQAINEKGKECKVAFPDTAYGLPIIFAATGKKITTLEELEGALAVVESLIVQEERLEKALNAGLATAVAAEIIEAAKYVLSETPYTEPCIGFVPDPVIRSLGVPLVTGDIPGIAVVLGECPDSETAAKVIKDYQSKGLLTFLIGKVIDQAIEANVKMGLDLRVIPVGYDVTAVIHVVSVAIRAGLIFGGLEGGKFGDFLEYTDKRILAFVNAFGPLSELVVSAGAGAIALGFPVITDQDVQEVPTLLLTQKDYDKVPKTSLEARHIKIKITEIPIPVAFAAAFEGERIRKNDMFAEFGGGKTDAWELVMQRELSEVEDHKITLIGPDVDTITEAPGRLPLGVFIEVAGPNMQKDFEPVLERRLHYFLNYIEGVMHVGQRNLTWVRIGKEAYEKGFRLNHIGEVIYAKILDEFGSVVDKCQVTIVTDPDKCGELREKYAMPRYMERDERLESLIDENVDTFYTCNLCQSFAPAHVCVVTPERLGLCGAVSWLDAKATLELNPTGPCQAIPKEGVIDENLGIWETVNETVDKISQGAVSQVTLYSLIQDPMTSCGCFECICGIMPEANGVVIVNREYSSISPLGMTFGELASMTGGGVQTPGFMGHGRPFISSKKFLKAEGGVGRIVWMPKELKEFVREKLNKTAKELYDIDNFVDMICDETISTESDGVLAFLEEKGHPALTMDPIM, from the coding sequence ATGAATTTATTTCAAACCATATTTACAGGCTCAAATCAAGCTTTAGAAGCAGCAAAAGGGATAGTTGCTCAAGCTATAAATGAAAAAGGTAAAGAGTGTAAAGTTGCTTTTCCTGACACTGCTTATGGACTTCCAATAATTTTTGCAGCTACAGGAAAGAAAATAACTACTCTTGAAGAATTAGAAGGCGCTTTAGCCGTAGTAGAAAGTTTAATAGTTCAAGAAGAAAGATTAGAAAAGGCTCTAAATGCAGGTCTTGCTACTGCAGTGGCAGCAGAAATAATTGAAGCTGCTAAATATGTATTAAGTGAAACACCTTATACAGAACCTTGTATAGGATTTGTACCAGACCCAGTTATTCGTTCATTAGGAGTTCCACTAGTTACTGGAGATATTCCTGGAATAGCAGTTGTTTTAGGAGAATGCCCAGATAGTGAAACTGCAGCAAAAGTTATAAAAGATTATCAATCAAAAGGATTACTTACTTTTTTAATAGGAAAAGTAATAGACCAAGCTATAGAAGCTAACGTAAAAATGGGTCTTGATCTAAGAGTTATACCAGTAGGCTATGATGTAACAGCAGTAATTCATGTTGTATCAGTAGCTATAAGAGCAGGACTTATATTCGGTGGACTTGAAGGCGGTAAATTCGGTGATTTCTTAGAGTACACAGACAAGAGAATTCTTGCTTTTGTAAATGCCTTTGGACCACTTAGTGAACTAGTAGTTTCTGCAGGAGCAGGTGCTATAGCACTTGGATTCCCAGTAATTACTGATCAAGATGTTCAAGAAGTTCCAACATTATTATTAACTCAAAAGGATTACGATAAAGTACCTAAAACTTCATTAGAAGCTAGACATATAAAGATAAAAATAACTGAAATTCCTATACCAGTAGCTTTTGCAGCAGCATTTGAAGGTGAAAGAATAAGAAAAAATGATATGTTTGCTGAATTTGGTGGAGGAAAAACTGATGCTTGGGAACTAGTAATGCAAAGAGAGCTTTCAGAAGTTGAAGACCATAAGATAACATTAATAGGACCAGATGTTGATACTATAACAGAAGCACCAGGAAGACTTCCATTAGGAGTATTCATAGAAGTTGCTGGACCTAACATGCAAAAAGACTTTGAACCAGTTCTTGAAAGAAGACTTCACTATTTCTTAAACTATATAGAAGGCGTAATGCACGTTGGTCAAAGAAATTTAACTTGGGTTAGAATAGGCAAGGAAGCTTATGAAAAAGGCTTTAGATTAAACCACATAGGAGAAGTTATCTATGCTAAGATATTAGATGAATTTGGATCTGTTGTGGATAAATGTCAAGTTACTATAGTAACTGACCCAGATAAATGTGGAGAACTAAGAGAAAAATATGCTATGCCAAGATACATGGAAAGAGACGAAAGATTAGAATCTCTAATAGATGAAAATGTAGATACATTCTATACTTGTAATTTATGTCAATCTTTCGCTCCAGCTCACGTATGTGTTGTAACACCTGAAAGACTTGGACTTTGTGGAGCAGTTAGCTGGTTAGATGCTAAAGCTACACTAGAATTAAATCCAACTGGACCATGTCAAGCAATACCAAAAGAGGGAGTCATAGACGAAAACTTAGGTATTTGGGAAACAGTAAATGAAACTGTTGATAAAATATCTCAAGGTGCAGTAAGTCAAGTTACACTATACAGCTTAATTCAAGACCCAATGACATCTTGTGGATGTTTTGAATGTATCTGTGGTATAATGCCAGAAGCTAATGGTGTTGTAATAGTAAACAGAGAATATTCTTCAATTTCTCCTCTAGGAATGACATTTGGAGAACTTGCATCAATGACAGGTGGTGGAGTTCAAACACCAGGATTTATGGGACATGGAAGACCATTTATATCTTCGAAGAAATTCTTAAAGGCTGAAGGCGGAGTTGGAAGAATAGTTTGGATGCCAAAAGAATTAAAAGAATTCGTTAGAGAAAAATTAAATAAAACAGCTAAAGAGCTATATGATATAGATAATTTTGTAGATATGATTTGTGATGAAACTATATCTACAGAGTCAGATGGCGTATTAGCATTCTTAGAAGAAAAAGGACATCCAGCATTAACTATGGATCCTATTATGTAA
- the acsE gene encoding carbon monoxide dehydrogenase/acetyl-CoA synthase methytransferase subunit yields MEKFMIIGERIHCISPTIRKALAERNPEPIFKRAKEQLDAGAHYLDLNIGPAEKDGEEVMPWAVQLLQKEFNNVPLALDTTNKKAIEAGIKVYNREKGKPIINSADAGERIEMIDLAAANDAMVIALCAKEGITRDNDERMAYCTEMLERGMSLGLEPTDMLFDPLFLVIKGMQEKQKEVLEAVRLISEMELKTVCGLSNISNGAPKHLRPIMDANFCAMAMQAGLTSAIMNPCDQRLMETIKTCDIINGAVLYADSYLDL; encoded by the coding sequence ATGGAAAAATTCATGATTATAGGGGAGAGAATTCACTGTATATCACCAACTATAAGAAAAGCGTTAGCAGAAAGAAATCCTGAACCAATATTTAAAAGAGCAAAAGAACAATTAGATGCAGGGGCCCATTACCTAGATTTAAATATAGGACCTGCTGAAAAAGATGGCGAAGAAGTAATGCCATGGGCTGTTCAATTACTACAAAAAGAATTTAATAATGTTCCTCTTGCTTTAGATACTACTAATAAAAAAGCAATAGAAGCTGGAATAAAAGTTTATAACAGAGAAAAAGGAAAACCAATAATAAACTCAGCAGATGCTGGAGAAAGAATAGAAATGATAGATTTAGCAGCTGCTAACGATGCAATGGTAATAGCACTATGTGCTAAAGAAGGTATAACAAGAGATAATGATGAAAGAATGGCATATTGTACAGAAATGCTTGAAAGAGGTATGTCTTTAGGATTAGAACCAACAGATATGTTATTTGACCCTTTATTCTTAGTTATAAAGGGAATGCAAGAAAAGCAAAAAGAAGTTCTAGAAGCAGTTAGATTAATAAGTGAAATGGAACTTAAAACTGTTTGTGGATTAAGTAATATATCTAATGGAGCACCAAAACATTTAAGACCAATAATGGATGCTAACTTCTGCGCTATGGCAATGCAAGCAGGCTTAACATCAGCAATAATGAATCCATGTGATCAAAGATTAATGGAAACTATAAAAACTTGTGATATCATTAATGGAGCAGTTTTATACGCAGATTCTTATTTAGATCTATAA
- the acsC gene encoding acetyl-CoA decarbonylase/synthase complex subunit gamma, which translates to MALKGLDIFKLTPKKNCKDCGFPTCLAFSMKVAAGAVEISKCPHMDSSALEKLSEATAPLMKTITVGKGENEYKLGGETVLFRHSKTFVNRNRFAIMFCDCMSDEEIDRKIENMKKVNYVRIGEEMKAEIAAINYSGNKDRYIEIINKIKNSGLKVAYMLTCEDVSVMKEALALVKDENPIVYGANKDNYKEMVQLVKADKLVLGVKAPSLEELYKLVEEIHKEGYKELILDPGSSSIKEAFQNTVQIRRINLDGQDRVFGYPSVIFANKLANNDKFMEVALSTLFTMKYGSIIVLDDMDYARALPLFALRQNIFTDPQRPMRVEPNVYPINNPDDNSPVMVTVDFALTYFIVSGEVERSKVPVWMLIPDAGGYSVLTSWAAGKFTASSIAKFVKESGVEEKTKSRKLIIPGKVAVLKGDLEENLPGWEIVVGTNEALHIPKFLKEFK; encoded by the coding sequence ATGGCTTTAAAAGGATTAGATATATTTAAATTAACACCAAAGAAGAATTGTAAAGATTGTGGTTTCCCAACATGCTTAGCATTTTCAATGAAAGTAGCTGCAGGGGCGGTAGAAATAAGTAAGTGTCCTCATATGGATTCATCAGCATTAGAAAAATTATCAGAAGCTACTGCACCACTTATGAAAACAATAACAGTTGGAAAAGGTGAAAATGAATATAAATTAGGAGGAGAAACTGTTCTTTTCCGTCACAGCAAAACTTTTGTAAATAGAAATAGATTTGCTATCATGTTCTGCGATTGCATGTCTGATGAAGAAATAGATAGAAAAATAGAAAATATGAAAAAGGTTAATTATGTAAGAATCGGTGAAGAAATGAAAGCTGAAATTGCTGCAATAAACTACAGTGGCAATAAAGATAGATATATAGAAATAATAAATAAAATTAAAAATAGCGGATTAAAAGTAGCTTACATGTTAACTTGTGAAGATGTATCTGTTATGAAAGAAGCGTTAGCACTAGTAAAAGATGAAAATCCTATAGTTTATGGTGCTAACAAAGATAACTACAAAGAAATGGTTCAATTAGTTAAAGCTGATAAGTTAGTTTTAGGAGTTAAAGCTCCATCATTAGAAGAATTATATAAATTAGTAGAAGAAATACACAAAGAAGGTTATAAAGAATTGATACTTGACCCAGGTTCTTCTTCAATTAAAGAAGCTTTCCAAAATACAGTTCAAATAAGAAGAATAAATTTGGATGGACAAGATAGAGTATTTGGTTATCCATCAGTGATATTTGCTAATAAACTTGCTAATAATGACAAGTTTATGGAAGTAGCATTAAGTACATTATTTACAATGAAATATGGTTCAATCATTGTACTTGATGATATGGATTATGCAAGAGCACTTCCACTATTTGCTCTAAGACAAAACATATTTACAGATCCACAAAGACCAATGAGAGTTGAACCAAATGTTTATCCAATAAATAACCCAGACGACAACTCACCAGTAATGGTAACAGTTGACTTTGCTTTAACTTACTTCATAGTATCTGGAGAAGTAGAAAGATCAAAAGTTCCAGTATGGATGCTAATTCCTGATGCAGGTGGATATTCAGTTCTTACATCTTGGGCAGCAGGTAAATTTACAGCATCAAGCATAGCTAAATTCGTAAAGGAAAGTGGAGTAGAGGAAAAGACTAAATCAAGAAAACTTATAATTCCAGGTAAAGTTGCTGTACTTAAGGGTGACTTAGAAGAAAATCTACCAGGCTGGGAAATAGTTGTTGGAACTAATGAAGCTTTACACATTCCAAAATTCTTAAAGGAATTTAAATAG
- the acsD gene encoding acetyl-CoA decarbonylase/synthase complex subunit delta, with protein sequence MFKKTVQKYSGKINEVQMGTGEKAIKIGGQNALPFYTFDGDTGNTPKMGMEIIDVYPENWIDALKEIYKDVCNDPVQWAKFVEEKYNPDFICLRLEGADPSGANKSVEECTKVAKAVAEAIEVPLAIAGTGNHDKDAKLFESLAKELDGHNVLLLSAVEENYKTVAAAGALAYSHKVGAESSVDINLAKQLNILINQLGVKTENIVSNVGCSAAGYGYEYVISTMDRIRLAALGQDDKTLQTPIITPVSFETWKVKEAVESEKDSPQWGSQEERGISMEVATATGVLSAGTDALVLRHPKSIETLRSLVEGLLA encoded by the coding sequence ATGTTCAAAAAAACAGTACAAAAATACTCAGGTAAAATCAATGAAGTTCAAATGGGAACAGGAGAAAAGGCAATAAAAATAGGAGGACAAAATGCACTTCCTTTTTACACTTTTGACGGAGATACAGGAAATACTCCTAAAATGGGAATGGAAATAATAGATGTATATCCAGAAAATTGGATAGATGCATTAAAAGAAATATACAAGGATGTATGTAACGACCCAGTTCAATGGGCAAAATTTGTAGAAGAAAAATATAATCCAGATTTTATATGTTTGAGATTAGAGGGAGCAGATCCAAGTGGAGCAAACAAATCTGTTGAAGAATGTACAAAAGTTGCTAAAGCTGTAGCAGAAGCTATTGAAGTTCCTCTAGCTATAGCAGGTACAGGAAATCACGATAAAGATGCAAAATTGTTTGAAAGCTTAGCAAAAGAATTAGATGGACATAATGTATTGTTATTATCAGCAGTAGAAGAAAACTATAAAACTGTAGCTGCAGCAGGTGCATTAGCTTACAGTCACAAAGTTGGAGCAGAATCATCAGTTGATATTAACCTTGCAAAACAATTAAATATATTAATAAACCAATTAGGTGTTAAAACAGAAAATATAGTATCAAACGTAGGATGTTCAGCAGCTGGTTATGGTTATGAATATGTTATATCAACTATGGATAGAATCAGACTTGCAGCATTAGGACAAGATGATAAAACTCTTCAAACTCCAATAATAACACCAGTTTCTTTTGAAACATGGAAAGTTAAAGAAGCTGTAGAATCAGAAAAAGATTCTCCACAATGGGGTTCTCAAGAAGAAAGAGGAATATCTATGGAAGTAGCTACTGCAACAGGTGTTTTGTCAGCAGGAACAGATGCTTTAGTATTAAGACATCCAAAATCAATAGAGACTTTAAGAAGCTTAGTAGAGGGATTGCTAGCATAA
- a CDS encoding AAA family ATPase yields the protein MGYKIAVAGKGGTGKTTLTGLLMDYLVKQGKGPILAVDADANANLNEVLGVEVEETLGTIREEVSQMSLKGDGFPGGMLKADYLKYRLNTGLTEGNGFDLLVMGRSQGEGCYCYVNGVLKNQIDTLANNYDYIVIDNEAGMEHLSRKVVDDINLLFLVSDCSRRGIQAVGRINKLVKELKLKVSETYLIVNRAPEEKLKDGILEEIEKQELNLVGVVPMDPMVYEYDCAGKPLVKLPEDSMSKKALGDILSKVGLNK from the coding sequence ATGGGATATAAAATAGCTGTAGCAGGTAAAGGTGGCACTGGAAAAACTACATTGACAGGATTATTGATGGATTATTTAGTGAAACAAGGGAAAGGCCCTATATTAGCAGTAGATGCAGATGCTAATGCTAACTTAAACGAAGTTCTAGGTGTAGAAGTAGAGGAAACTTTAGGAACAATAAGGGAAGAAGTTAGTCAAATGTCCCTTAAAGGTGACGGATTTCCAGGAGGAATGCTAAAAGCTGATTATCTAAAATATAGATTAAACACAGGATTAACGGAAGGTAATGGCTTTGACTTATTGGTAATGGGAAGATCACAGGGTGAAGGTTGTTATTGCTACGTAAATGGTGTTTTAAAAAATCAAATAGATACATTAGCTAATAATTACGATTACATAGTTATAGATAATGAAGCTGGAATGGAACATTTAAGTAGAAAAGTTGTAGATGATATTAATTTATTGTTTTTAGTAAGTGATTGTTCAAGAAGAGGAATACAAGCTGTAGGAAGAATAAATAAATTAGTAAAGGAATTAAAATTGAAAGTTTCTGAGACCTACCTTATAGTGAATAGGGCGCCTGAAGAAAAACTAAAGGATGGAATATTAGAAGAAATAGAGAAGCAAGAATTAAACTTAGTAGGTGTTGTTCCAATGGATCCTATGGTATACGAATACGATTGTGCAGGAAAACCATTAGTTAAATTACCAGAGGATAGTATGTCAAAGAAAGCTTTAGGAGATATATTATCCAAGGTTGGATTAAATAAGTAA
- the lpdA gene encoding dihydrolipoyl dehydrogenase produces MKIVVIGGGPGGYVAALKAAMKGAEVTVVEKAHVGGTCLNVGCIPTKALIACSEALETIKNADKYGIKIEGEVKPDFDAIVARKRKVTDQLVKGIEFLFNEKGVKLVRGTGKIADKNNVEVEKNDGTKEIIKADKIIIATGSVPVVPPMFPYDGKRVIISDEVLELEKVPKSMIIVGGGPIGCEIGQFYNELGTKVQIVEMVDHLIPFEDEDVAKILQRSFKQSKIKFFVKDGISKVDVKEDKVVATLGSGKELEAEMMLVSVGRRPYTQGLGLEELGVNMERGRIVVNEKMETSVEGIYAIGDTVSTPALAHVASKEGIVAVENALGGDKKMDYRAVPRCVFTSVEVAGVGATEKSLKDQGVEYKVGKFDFRGLGKAQAMGKFQGFVKVITDMNDKILGAAVIGPNATDLLTELTLAVHLGLTAEQVGDAIHPHPTLSEALMEAVHDVNKESVHAV; encoded by the coding sequence ATGAAAATAGTAGTTATAGGTGGAGGCCCAGGAGGATATGTAGCAGCATTAAAAGCAGCTATGAAAGGGGCAGAAGTTACTGTAGTTGAAAAGGCACATGTAGGAGGAACTTGCTTAAATGTAGGCTGTATCCCGACTAAGGCATTAATAGCTTGTTCAGAGGCACTAGAAACTATAAAAAATGCAGATAAATATGGAATAAAAATAGAAGGTGAAGTAAAACCAGATTTTGATGCAATTGTAGCAAGAAAAAGAAAAGTTACAGACCAACTAGTAAAAGGTATAGAATTCCTTTTTAATGAAAAAGGAGTAAAACTAGTTAGAGGTACTGGTAAAATAGCAGATAAAAATAATGTGGAAGTAGAAAAAAATGATGGAACAAAGGAGATAATTAAAGCAGATAAAATAATTATAGCTACAGGTTCTGTTCCAGTAGTTCCACCAATGTTTCCATACGACGGAAAAAGAGTTATAATAAGTGATGAAGTACTAGAATTAGAAAAAGTTCCAAAATCCATGATAATTGTAGGAGGTGGCCCAATTGGTTGTGAAATTGGACAATTCTACAATGAACTAGGAACAAAGGTTCAAATAGTTGAAATGGTAGATCATTTGATTCCATTTGAAGATGAAGATGTAGCTAAAATACTTCAAAGATCATTTAAGCAAAGTAAAATAAAATTCTTTGTTAAAGATGGTATATCTAAAGTAGATGTAAAAGAAGACAAGGTTGTAGCTACATTAGGAAGTGGTAAAGAGCTAGAAGCTGAAATGATGCTAGTTTCAGTAGGTAGAAGACCATATACTCAAGGTTTAGGACTAGAAGAACTTGGAGTTAATATGGAAAGAGGAAGAATAGTAGTAAATGAAAAAATGGAAACAAGTGTTGAAGGCATATATGCTATAGGTGATACAGTAAGTACTCCAGCATTGGCTCATGTAGCATCTAAAGAGGGAATAGTTGCAGTAGAAAATGCATTAGGCGGAGATAAAAAAATGGACTACAGAGCTGTTCCAAGATGTGTATTTACTAGTGTAGAAGTAGCAGGAGTAGGAGCAACAGAAAAATCTCTTAAAGATCAAGGAGTAGAATATAAAGTAGGAAAATTCGACTTTAGAGGACTTGGAAAAGCACAAGCTATGGGTAAATTCCAAGGTTTTGTAAAAGTAATAACTGACATGAACGACAAAATATTAGGAGCTGCAGTCATAGGTCCTAATGCAACAGATTTACTTACAGAACTTACATTAGCAGTACATTTAGGATTAACTGCTGAACAAGTGGGCGATGCAATACATCCACATCCAACACTATCAGAAGCACTAATGGAAGCCGTTCATGATGTAAATAAAGAAAGTGTTCACGCAGTTTAA
- a CDS encoding methylenetetrahydrofolate reductase, with product MSLLQQAFEKKEFAITAEMAPPKGTDLSHLIECAKAIKGRAHGVNVTDFQAATVKATSLATCKMLKDAGLEPVLQITGRDRNRIAIEGELLSAGIFGIENVLALTGDYTVLGDHPGAKPVYDLDSVDILKVASTISSGVDMMGNELKGTPNFYLGACVSPKYDPLELQILKMKKKIEAGAKFFQTQAVYDIDTLRKFREMTKDLNTNVMVGIIPLKSAGMAKYMNANVAGVYVPDEIIERMKGAENKAQEGINIAAEFIKQAREEGLCEGVHIMAIGAEENVPVILDRAGL from the coding sequence ATGAGTTTATTACAGCAGGCCTTTGAAAAAAAAGAGTTTGCAATAACAGCGGAGATGGCTCCTCCAAAGGGAACAGACCTTTCTCACTTAATAGAGTGTGCTAAGGCTATAAAAGGGAGAGCCCATGGAGTCAATGTTACTGATTTCCAAGCTGCCACAGTGAAAGCTACATCTTTAGCAACTTGTAAAATGCTTAAAGATGCAGGATTAGAGCCAGTTCTACAAATAACAGGAAGAGATAGAAATAGAATTGCTATAGAGGGAGAACTTCTATCAGCAGGTATATTTGGAATTGAAAACGTATTAGCTTTAACAGGAGATTATACAGTGCTTGGTGACCACCCAGGAGCAAAACCAGTGTATGACTTAGATAGTGTAGATATACTTAAGGTAGCATCTACCATAAGTTCTGGTGTAGATATGATGGGAAATGAATTAAAAGGAACACCAAATTTCTATTTAGGAGCTTGTGTATCTCCAAAATATGACCCATTAGAATTACAAATATTGAAAATGAAAAAGAAAATTGAAGCAGGCGCAAAATTTTTTCAAACACAAGCCGTTTATGATATAGATACTTTAAGAAAATTTAGAGAAATGACAAAAGATTTAAATACAAATGTGATGGTGGGAATTATACCACTAAAATCAGCTGGTATGGCAAAATATATGAATGCTAATGTAGCTGGGGTATACGTTCCAGATGAAATTATTGAAAGAATGAAGGGTGCAGAAAATAAAGCACAAGAAGGAATAAACATAGCTGCAGAATTCATAAAACAAGCTAGAGAAGAGGGATTGTGCGAAGGTGTTCACATAATGGCTATAGGAGCAGAAGAAAATGTTCCAGTAATACTAGATAGAGCAGGACTTTAA